One region of Carbonactinospora thermoautotrophica genomic DNA includes:
- a CDS encoding polymorphic toxin type 24 domain-containing protein has product MLQQAGVKWPEADEDQLYELAGVWRAFATDLRSIASDGSAIARAVGAEHYGQSIDAFTAHWYELQQNVERYANAVELTAEAVDGTAKSVLHAKAAMADALTAVYSRILQARGNAVAAASFGRFLSIILRFLANFVGRILAALWRFVVQVISGLFKIIAAAIRKIIEFFKRLFSRKPKPQPQPPVYRRDGKLPHARDLIRNGTLYSGRRLPLKAGPNQVLYKRDPATGKVTNYAVYDEHGYITKRVDVVGRSHGGVPTPHVVDYRLNRNPETGQVYPGPASKLPRPARPEELP; this is encoded by the coding sequence TTGCTGCAACAGGCTGGTGTTAAGTGGCCTGAGGCGGATGAGGACCAGCTGTACGAGCTGGCCGGAGTATGGCGTGCCTTCGCAACCGACCTGCGTAGTATCGCGTCTGATGGTTCAGCGATAGCCAGGGCGGTGGGCGCTGAACACTACGGGCAGTCCATCGACGCCTTCACCGCGCACTGGTATGAACTGCAACAGAACGTCGAGAGATACGCGAATGCCGTAGAGCTGACTGCTGAAGCGGTGGACGGCACAGCCAAGAGCGTGTTACACGCCAAAGCCGCCATGGCGGATGCGTTGACAGCAGTTTACTCCCGCATACTGCAGGCGCGAGGAAATGCCGTAGCGGCTGCCAGCTTCGGCCGTTTCTTATCGATCATTCTACGGTTTCTTGCTAATTTCGTCGGACGGATCCTGGCCGCACTGTGGCGATTTGTCGTCCAGGTGATATCAGGCCTTTTCAAGATTATCGCGGCCGCGATCCGCAAGATCATCGAGTTTTTCAAAAGACTATTCAGCAGAAAGCCCAAGCCGCAGCCGCAGCCTCCGGTGTACCGGCGGGACGGCAAGCTTCCGCACGCCCGTGACCTCATCAGGAACGGCACCCTGTATTCGGGGCGGCGGCTGCCGCTCAAGGCAGGGCCGAACCAGGTCCTGTACAAACGTGATCCTGCCACGGGCAAGGTGACCAACTACGCGGTGTACGACGAGCATGGCTACATCACCAAACGTGTCGACGTGGTAGGCCGATCCCACGGCGGGGTGCCTACTCCACACGTCGTGGACTATCGTCTGAACCGGAACCCGGAAACAGGACAGGTTTATCCTGGCCCCGCCAGCAAGCTGCCGCGCCCAGCCCGTCCGGAGGAGTTGCCGTGA
- a CDS encoding cold-shock protein translates to MPTGKVKWYDREKGFGFISRDEGGDVFVHASALPKGVESLKPGQRVEFGIVAGRRGEQALSVRIMDPLPSVAAAQRKKPDEMVVIIEDLIKLLDGVSNTLRRGKYPDRNVSRKVAGVLRGVADQLEI, encoded by the coding sequence GTGCCCACAGGCAAGGTGAAGTGGTACGACCGCGAGAAGGGCTTCGGCTTCATCTCGCGGGACGAAGGTGGCGACGTCTTCGTGCACGCTTCGGCTCTGCCGAAGGGTGTGGAGTCACTGAAGCCGGGGCAGCGCGTGGAGTTCGGCATCGTCGCGGGCCGGCGCGGGGAGCAGGCCCTGTCGGTGCGGATCATGGACCCGTTGCCGTCGGTCGCCGCCGCCCAGCGCAAGAAGCCCGACGAGATGGTCGTGATCATCGAGGACCTGATCAAGCTCCTGGACGGCGTCTCGAACACGCTGCGTCGCGGCAAGTACCCGGACCGTAACGTCTCCCGCAAGGTCGCGGGCGTGCTCCGCGGGGTCGCCGACCAGCTGGAGATCTAG
- a CDS encoding 1,4-dihydroxy-6-naphthoate synthase codes for MTIRIAFSPCPNDTFVFHAWVNGLVPGAPALDVTYADIDVTNGLVEQGGFDVLKISYAALPRALDEYALLPCGGALGRGCGPLVLAAPGGAAEPDGLASRRVAVPSERSTAYLLFRLWAAQRVPGGVGEIVVLPFHQIMPAVRDGAVDAGLVIHEARFTYPAYGLRLLADLGEWWEADTGLPIPLGAIVARRSLDLPRLAAWTRASVEYAWAHPEASREYVLQHAQEMDPEVARAHIDLYVNEFTRDLGEEGYAAVTALLDRAAAEGLVPRVERERLRG; via the coding sequence ATGACGATCCGGATCGCGTTCTCCCCCTGCCCGAACGACACCTTCGTGTTCCACGCCTGGGTGAACGGCCTGGTCCCGGGCGCGCCCGCGCTGGATGTCACGTACGCGGACATCGACGTGACCAACGGGCTGGTGGAGCAGGGCGGATTCGACGTGCTCAAGATCTCCTACGCGGCGCTGCCGCGGGCGCTGGACGAGTACGCCCTGCTGCCCTGCGGCGGTGCGCTCGGCCGGGGCTGCGGCCCGCTGGTGCTGGCCGCGCCGGGGGGCGCCGCCGAGCCGGACGGCCTGGCCAGCCGCCGCGTCGCCGTGCCGAGCGAGCGTTCAACCGCGTACCTGCTGTTCCGGCTCTGGGCCGCCCAGCGGGTGCCGGGCGGGGTCGGCGAGATCGTCGTGCTGCCGTTCCACCAGATCATGCCGGCGGTCCGGGACGGCGCGGTGGACGCCGGGCTGGTGATCCACGAGGCGCGGTTCACCTACCCCGCGTACGGCCTGCGGCTCCTCGCCGACCTGGGCGAGTGGTGGGAGGCGGACACCGGGCTGCCGATCCCGCTGGGCGCGATCGTCGCCCGCCGGTCGCTGGACCTGCCGCGGCTCGCCGCGTGGACGCGCGCTTCGGTGGAGTACGCGTGGGCGCATCCGGAGGCGTCCCGGGAGTACGTGCTCCAGCACGCCCAGGAGATGGACCCCGAGGTCGCCCGGGCGCACATCGACCTGTACGTGAACGAGTTCACCCGCGACCTGGGCGAGGAGGGGTACGCGGCCGTCACCGCCCTGCTCGACCGCGCCGCGGCCGAAGGCCTAGTCCCCCGGGTGGAACGGGAACGGCTCCGCGGCTGA
- a CDS encoding sacsin N-terminal ATP-binding-like domain-containing protein — MSEDVFGTAALRARVLQAWAASTSRFREDANAEEDLALGGYRDRLVIELAQNAADAAARARVPGRLRFTLKSGALAAANTGAPLDAAGVESLSTLRASAKRDEPGTVGRFGVGFSAVLAVTDEPAIISRHGGVRWSLPDARDLVQQVPALREELIRREGRVPVLRLPFPAEGTPPEGYDTVVVLPLRDAQADALARRLLAEIDAALLLALPQLAELVIEVDGQVRTLRADWRSHPEADYPELPWEPPAFSEVVVVESADGGEQRTTWRLARIGGELDPWLLADRPTEERLRPYWSVTWAVPVDEDGAPVSPPESTPRVVHAPTPTDEPLGLPALLLASFPLDPTRRHVAPGPLREFLVERAAETYAALLRHLRPTPALLSLVPGPVARGELDAEIRRAIVARLPETPFLPPAPVAAPAEEAGDVEEAGDVEEAGAEVRLRPRDALVIEGAGADLVRVLAPVLPGLVPAGWDHPALTTAGVRRAPLAEVIELLADLRREPAWWRELYAALEGADPEALASLPVPLADGRLARRPHRLLLAVEGVDPATLAPLRLRIVHPEAAHPLLERLGAVRATPRAVLADPDVRAAVAHSDEAEDPLEIAEAVLGLVRAADLAPGEEPWLADLTLRDAAGEYAAAGELMLPGSPIEKVVEPGALGLVDPGLVERWGEAVLEAVGVLRVFALVRDHDVVLDPDLCDHDLDAEDEWVAALLDALPAGDVPPTLPEFIAVRDLDLVARHAWPDALRLLAAPPLRAALTEPARVLLPDGRTRDLPSYTAWWLRGQPILDGQRPGELHLGVDPLLAGLYDEVSVDLDDEVLRALGVRTTLADLLAEAGGPDSLLARLADPARNVSRQQLRALYTALAGVEPERVQPPERLRALVGGVPAVVPAEEVTVVDAPDLLPLLESRPLIVVPAEAAGDLADLLALPLTSELVPGRVTSEGVPTPVPDAVRELLPDGPTEYVEHERLVVDGWAELDWRYVDGVVHAASLEGLARGLAWASGRWDRRFEIACLLAEPDLADWLRTERDFE; from the coding sequence ATGAGCGAGGACGTGTTCGGGACGGCTGCGCTACGCGCCCGCGTGCTCCAGGCCTGGGCGGCCTCGACGAGCAGGTTCCGGGAGGACGCCAACGCCGAGGAGGATCTGGCCCTCGGCGGATACCGCGACCGGCTGGTCATCGAGCTCGCCCAGAACGCGGCGGACGCCGCCGCCCGCGCCCGGGTGCCCGGCCGGCTGCGGTTCACGCTCAAGAGCGGGGCACTGGCCGCCGCGAACACCGGCGCCCCCCTGGACGCCGCCGGGGTCGAGTCGTTGTCCACGCTGCGTGCCTCGGCCAAGCGGGACGAGCCCGGAACGGTCGGCCGGTTCGGGGTCGGGTTCAGCGCGGTGCTCGCCGTCACCGACGAGCCCGCGATCATCTCCCGGCACGGCGGGGTCCGCTGGTCGCTGCCGGACGCCCGGGACCTCGTCCAGCAGGTGCCCGCCCTGCGCGAGGAGCTGATCCGGCGCGAGGGGCGGGTGCCGGTGCTGCGCCTGCCGTTCCCGGCCGAAGGCACGCCGCCGGAGGGGTACGACACGGTGGTCGTGCTGCCGCTGCGCGACGCCCAGGCCGACGCGCTCGCCCGGCGGCTGCTCGCCGAGATCGACGCCGCCCTGCTGCTCGCCCTGCCCCAGCTTGCCGAGCTGGTGATCGAGGTGGACGGGCAGGTCCGGACGCTGCGTGCGGACTGGCGGTCGCACCCGGAGGCGGACTACCCGGAGCTGCCGTGGGAGCCGCCGGCGTTCTCCGAGGTGGTCGTGGTGGAGAGCGCGGACGGCGGGGAACAGCGCACCACCTGGCGGCTGGCCCGGATCGGCGGTGAGCTCGACCCGTGGCTGCTCGCCGACCGGCCCACCGAGGAGCGGCTGCGCCCGTACTGGTCGGTGACCTGGGCGGTGCCGGTCGACGAGGACGGCGCGCCCGTGTCGCCTCCGGAGAGCACGCCGCGTGTGGTGCACGCCCCCACCCCCACCGACGAGCCGCTGGGCCTGCCCGCGCTGCTGCTCGCGTCGTTCCCGCTCGACCCGACGCGTCGACACGTGGCGCCAGGTCCGCTGCGGGAGTTCCTGGTCGAGCGCGCCGCGGAGACGTACGCCGCGCTGCTGCGCCACCTGCGGCCCACCCCCGCGCTGCTCTCGCTGGTGCCCGGCCCGGTCGCCCGCGGCGAGCTGGACGCCGAGATCCGCCGCGCGATCGTCGCCCGGTTGCCCGAGACGCCGTTCCTGCCCCCGGCGCCGGTCGCCGCACCCGCCGAGGAAGCCGGGGACGTCGAGGAGGCCGGGGACGTCGAGGAGGCCGGCGCCGAGGTGCGGCTGCGTCCCCGGGACGCGCTGGTGATCGAGGGGGCCGGCGCGGACCTGGTCCGCGTGCTCGCCCCGGTGCTGCCCGGGCTGGTGCCGGCCGGGTGGGACCACCCCGCGCTCACCACCGCCGGCGTGCGGCGCGCGCCGCTGGCCGAGGTGATCGAGCTGCTCGCCGACCTGCGGCGGGAGCCCGCCTGGTGGCGCGAGCTGTACGCGGCGCTGGAGGGCGCGGACCCCGAGGCGCTGGCCAGCCTGCCGGTGCCGCTCGCCGACGGCCGCCTGGCGCGCCGCCCGCACCGGCTGCTGCTCGCCGTCGAGGGCGTGGACCCGGCGACGCTGGCCCCGTTGCGGCTGCGGATCGTCCACCCCGAGGCCGCGCACCCGCTGCTGGAGCGGCTCGGCGCGGTCCGGGCCACGCCGCGTGCCGTGCTCGCCGACCCGGACGTGCGGGCCGCGGTCGCCCACTCGGACGAGGCCGAGGATCCGCTGGAGATCGCCGAAGCCGTACTCGGCCTGGTCCGCGCCGCCGACCTGGCCCCTGGCGAGGAACCCTGGCTGGCCGACCTCACCCTGCGGGACGCCGCCGGCGAGTACGCGGCCGCAGGCGAGCTGATGCTGCCCGGCAGCCCGATCGAGAAGGTCGTCGAGCCGGGCGCGCTCGGCCTGGTCGACCCCGGCCTGGTCGAACGGTGGGGCGAGGCCGTGCTGGAGGCGGTCGGCGTGCTGCGTGTGTTCGCTCTGGTCCGCGACCACGACGTGGTGCTCGACCCGGACCTGTGCGACCACGATCTGGACGCCGAGGACGAGTGGGTCGCCGCGCTGCTGGACGCCCTGCCGGCCGGGGACGTGCCGCCCACGCTGCCGGAGTTCATCGCCGTCCGTGACCTCGACCTGGTCGCGCGGCACGCCTGGCCGGACGCGCTGCGGCTGCTCGCCGCGCCCCCGCTGCGCGCCGCCCTCACCGAGCCCGCCCGGGTGCTGCTGCCCGACGGGCGCACCCGCGACCTGCCCTCGTACACCGCTTGGTGGCTGCGCGGCCAGCCGATCCTCGACGGCCAGCGGCCCGGCGAGCTGCACCTCGGCGTCGACCCGCTGCTCGCCGGCCTGTACGACGAGGTGTCCGTCGACCTGGACGACGAGGTCCTGCGCGCGCTCGGGGTACGCACCACGCTCGCCGACCTGCTCGCCGAGGCGGGCGGCCCGGACAGCCTGCTGGCCCGCCTCGCCGACCCGGCCCGGAACGTGTCACGGCAGCAGTTGCGCGCCCTCTACACCGCGCTGGCCGGGGTGGAGCCCGAGCGAGTCCAGCCCCCAGAGCGCCTACGTGCCCTGGTCGGCGGCGTGCCGGCCGTGGTGCCCGCCGAGGAGGTCACCGTGGTCGACGCGCCCGACCTGCTGCCGTTGCTCGAGTCGCGCCCGCTGATCGTGGTCCCGGCCGAGGCGGCCGGCGACCTCGCCGACCTGCTCGCCCTGCCCCTGACCAGCGAGCTGGTCCCGGGCCGGGTGACGTCGGAGGGGGTGCCCACGCCGGTGCCGGACGCCGTGCGCGAGCTGCTGCCGGACGGCCCGACCGAGTACGTCGAGCACGAGCGGCTGGTCGTGGACGGGTGGGCGGAGCTGGACTGGCGGTACGTCGACGGGGTCGTCCACGCTGCGTCGCTGGAGGGCCTGGCGCGTGGCCTGGCTTGGGCGTCCGGCCGGTGGGACCGCCGCTTCGAGATCGCCTGCCTGCTCGCCGAACCCGACCTCGCCGATTGGCTGCGCACCGAGCGCGACTTCGAGTAG
- a CDS encoding DUF3027 domain-containing protein, with protein sequence MGADEGQSAVVSAATRSRTPDATCAAAVDLALAAAEDVAGIGKVGRHLGVEAEGDRLVTHYFECLEPAYRGWRWAVTLARAPRAKLVTVCETCLLPGPDALLAPAWVPWSERLRPGDLGVGDLLPTSADDERLAPGYTGADEDLTEPAEKAEGELPLIRYELGLGRARVLSHEGRTRAAERWYRGEHGPEAPIAQAAPARCATCGFLAPLAGALGRAFGVCANEYSPSDGSVVSLDHGCGVHSEAAVVPSTPEPLPPIVDEFQYEVVQLHPEHTSGSVSDAEPAEDLGHS encoded by the coding sequence ATGGGGGCTGATGAGGGACAATCAGCGGTTGTGAGTGCCGCAACACGGAGCCGTACGCCGGACGCGACCTGCGCCGCTGCCGTCGACCTCGCGCTGGCCGCCGCCGAGGACGTCGCCGGCATCGGCAAGGTCGGCCGGCATCTCGGTGTGGAGGCCGAAGGGGACCGGCTCGTCACGCACTACTTCGAGTGCTTGGAGCCGGCCTACCGGGGCTGGCGCTGGGCGGTGACCCTGGCCCGCGCCCCGCGGGCCAAGCTGGTCACGGTCTGCGAGACCTGCCTGCTCCCCGGCCCGGACGCCCTGCTCGCGCCCGCGTGGGTGCCGTGGAGCGAACGCCTGCGCCCCGGCGACCTCGGCGTCGGCGACTTGCTGCCCACCAGCGCCGACGACGAGCGGCTCGCCCCCGGGTACACCGGGGCCGACGAGGACCTCACCGAGCCCGCGGAGAAGGCCGAGGGCGAGCTGCCGCTCATCCGGTACGAGCTGGGTCTCGGCCGGGCCCGGGTGCTCTCGCACGAGGGCCGCACCCGGGCAGCCGAGCGCTGGTACCGCGGCGAACACGGCCCCGAGGCCCCGATCGCGCAGGCCGCCCCGGCCCGCTGCGCCACCTGCGGTTTCCTGGCCCCGCTCGCCGGTGCGCTCGGCCGGGCGTTCGGGGTGTGCGCCAACGAGTACTCGCCCAGCGACGGGTCCGTGGTCTCGCTCGACCACGGCTGCGGCGTCCACTCGGAGGCCGCTGTCGTGCCGAGTACCCCAGAGCCGCTGCCGCCGATCGTGGACGAGTTCCAGTACGAGGTGGTGCAGCTTCACCCCGAGCACACCTCCGGCTCGGTCAGCGACGCCGAACCCGCCGAGGACCTGGGCCACTCCTGA
- a CDS encoding HAD family hydrolase, with protein sequence MRILAAHTAHRTPYLERVLTVGFDLDMTLIDSRPGIRAVYDALSAETGVYIDSAACVSRLGPPLEEELANWFPPEDVPAMSERYRALYPSIAIEPTLALPGAREAVAAVRRHGGRVVVVTAKHAPYARLHLDHLGIEVDEVIGWRWGAAKGEALREHDATVFVGDHKGDVLGARAAGALSVAVASGPVPAEELRAAGADVVLRDLTEFPAWLDGYIHERRGYIHQRRGATAHADP encoded by the coding sequence GTGCGCATTCTCGCCGCGCACACGGCGCACCGCACCCCGTATCTTGAACGGGTGCTCACCGTCGGTTTCGACCTCGACATGACGCTCATCGACTCCCGGCCCGGGATTCGGGCCGTGTACGACGCGCTGTCCGCCGAGACCGGCGTGTACATCGACAGCGCCGCCTGCGTGAGCCGGCTCGGCCCGCCGCTGGAGGAGGAGCTGGCCAACTGGTTCCCGCCCGAGGACGTCCCGGCCATGAGCGAGCGGTACCGGGCGCTGTACCCCTCGATCGCGATCGAGCCCACGCTCGCGCTGCCCGGCGCCCGCGAGGCCGTCGCCGCGGTGCGTCGGCACGGCGGCAGGGTCGTCGTGGTCACCGCCAAGCACGCGCCCTACGCCCGCCTCCACCTGGACCACCTCGGCATCGAGGTCGACGAGGTGATCGGCTGGCGGTGGGGCGCGGCCAAGGGGGAAGCGCTGCGCGAGCACGACGCGACCGTCTTCGTGGGCGATCACAAGGGTGACGTTCTTGGGGCGCGCGCCGCGGGCGCGCTCTCCGTCGCGGTCGCCTCCGGGCCGGTGCCCGCCGAGGAGCTGCGCGCCGCCGGCGCCGACGTGGTGCTGCGCGACCTCACCGAGTTCCCGGCCTGGCTTGATGGGTACATACACGAGCGGCGCGGTTACATCCACCAGCGGCGCGGTGCCACAGCTCACGCGGATCCCTGA
- a CDS encoding futalosine hydrolase: MRLLVVTAVTAERDACARGLPGSGQAGLPAYPDAVDCGRVTVLPGGVGPAAAGAATATALACARAAGRPYELVVSAGIGGGFPGVAPVGGLVLASEIVAADLGADSPDGFLPLDVLGFGPVRHAADPGLTGRAAAALRAAGVAAVTGPVLTVSTVTGTAAGAHALARRYPGAAAEGMEGFGVATAARAHGVPVLEVRAISNPVGPRDRATWRIREALDVLATAVPVLVKEFGT, encoded by the coding sequence ATGCGGCTGCTGGTGGTCACCGCCGTGACGGCCGAGCGCGACGCGTGCGCGCGTGGCCTGCCCGGGTCCGGCCAGGCCGGGCTGCCGGCCTACCCGGACGCCGTCGACTGCGGCCGGGTGACCGTGCTGCCGGGCGGCGTGGGTCCGGCGGCGGCCGGGGCGGCGACCGCGACCGCGCTCGCCTGCGCCCGCGCGGCCGGCCGCCCGTACGAGCTGGTGGTCAGCGCCGGGATCGGCGGCGGCTTCCCCGGGGTCGCGCCCGTGGGTGGGCTGGTGCTGGCCAGCGAGATCGTCGCGGCCGACCTGGGGGCGGACTCCCCGGACGGCTTCCTGCCGCTGGACGTCCTGGGCTTCGGGCCCGTCCGGCACGCGGCCGACCCGGGGCTCACCGGCCGCGCAGCCGCGGCCCTGCGCGCCGCCGGGGTGGCGGCCGTGACCGGGCCGGTGCTCACCGTCTCGACGGTGACCGGCACCGCGGCGGGCGCGCACGCGCTGGCGCGACGGTACCCGGGGGCGGCGGCCGAGGGCATGGAGGGCTTCGGGGTGGCGACGGCCGCCCGCGCCCACGGCGTGCCCGTGCTGGAGGTCCGCGCCATCTCCAACCCGGTAGGCCCGCGCGACCGGGCCACCTGGCGGATCCGCGAGGCCCTGGACGTACTCGCCACAGCGGTACCCGTACTGGTCAAGGAGTTCGGCACATGA